In Alkalilimnicola sp. S0819, the genomic stretch AAGTCGCCGCCGGCGCAGAACACCTCCGTCGTGCCTTCCAGGGTTAGCACGGTCACCGGAGGCTCGCCGTCGCTGCCGTCGGCCTGCTCGCAATGATCGAGCAGCGCGGCGAATTCCTCGATCATCCGGGCATTGATGGCATTGCCCGCCTCGGGGCGGTCGAAGCGCACCCGGCACACGCCTTCGTGGAAGCTCACATCCAGCGTTTGATAATTCATCCCCGCTCCCCCGGCACCCGCAACGCCAGCGCAGTATTAATGCCGCCAAAGCCGAAAGAGAGTTTCAGGGCATGGCGCACGGCCTGCTCCCGCGGCTCGCCGCGCACCCAGCGCAATGCGGGGTCCAGCGGATTGTCCAGATTGCGGGTGGCGTGCAGGCGGCCATCGCGCATCTGCAGGGCCACCGCCGCCGTCTCCACCGCGCCCGCGGCGCTCAGACCGTGGCCGATGAGGGACTTACTGGCATTGATCCAGGCGCCGGCGAGGCCCGCCTGGCGGTATAGCTCCAGCTCGGTGTCATCACCCCGCGGCGTGCCCGTGGCGTGGGCATTGATGTAGTCGATCTGCTCGGGCGCCAGGCCCGCCTGGGCCAGGGCCGCGGCCAGCACCCGCCGCTGCCCGGCGGCTGAGGGGTTGGTGCCTCGCTCGCCGTCCACCAGCTGGGCGCCGCCCGCCACCGCGGCGTAGCCCTGCCCCGCGGGCACGCTATCGCTGCGCTGTATCACCAGCGCGGCGCTGGATTCGCCGTAGATGAAGCCATCACGGTCCCGGTCGAAGGGCCGGCAGGCCAGCCCAGGCTGGCCGGCGTAGCGCTCGGAACCCAGTGCGCCCAGGGCGCGCATGCCCTGCAGATCGAACATCGAGACATCCTGCAGGGCGCCCAGGGCGATGCAGGCGTCCACCCGGCCCGATTTCACTGCCGCCACGGCCTCCAGCACGGCCAGGGTGCCGCTGGCCGAGGCGCCGCCCAGCGTATGGGCGAAACCGCGGATGGGGAAATGGCCG encodes the following:
- a CDS encoding beta-ketoacyl synthase N-terminal-like domain-containing protein; translated protein: MPGLPPDPGAPLISGIGVATGFGFGKDSLRRGLYGGENAFDRLRRPGRQCPEGSGAGAPFIGVELPEVPALLAPRVARSAGLGAQVAVAVLDEAWREAGLAALEPERIGLIVGGANLQSREQMLARQAYAERLAFLPPRHGYGFFDTDLAAVCCGHFPIRGFAHTLGGASASGTLAVLEAVAAVKSGRVDACIALGALQDVSMFDLQGMRALGALGSERYAGQPGLACRPFDRDRDGFIYGESSAALVIQRSDSVPAGQGYAAVAGGAQLVDGERGTNPSAAGQRRVLAAALAQAGLAPEQIDYINAHATGTPRGDDTELELYRQAGLAGAWINASKSLIGHGLSAAGAVETAAVALQMRDGRLHATRNLDNPLDPALRWVRGEPREQAVRHALKLSFGFGGINTALALRVPGERG